A single window of Xiphophorus hellerii strain 12219 chromosome 12, Xiphophorus_hellerii-4.1, whole genome shotgun sequence DNA harbors:
- the prlrb gene encoding prolactin receptor b codes for MRTHLGLVMLCVLSAAGVCSSTSAPESPRQFDCRSREKETFSCWWEPGSDGGLPTEYRLFYEIENLRGVRECPDYVSAGENSCFFDKKHTSFWAEYIMMVVATNALGNASAQFQIPDVMNYVKPDPPVNVTVVVNSSAPSPFLEIRWKSPPNVDVRTGWVTPKYELRVKQNDSKEWKTVDIGAQTFFNFHNVEHGLLYMVQVRCNLDHGKWSEWSNTIFAKIPKHRQLEKYFWIFVFVFSLIPLLTAMYILVLKRKVVKQCLLPPVPGPKIKGVDVHLLKSGQSEDVVNALTGNQNFPPMAAWTEQVEDFLLVSDSDEWLLTDTFASEKKKDIFIIAAGLHLGLEIQRGDSTVDLNTWEKTDDSKEETKSNFLNTEPINLPIEKQECLSGEEVSIQPNTSYVDIQQRLTLTDYSRVKEANGDTILILNEEEIPHGSDAVKVKREVSVPDDYSRVKEVNSDVVFLEKGDSADGCCKKKEDHYTDWTNQKPIMPHESELSKGFCSKMIANGYVDSVPSFSVK; via the exons ATGAGGACGCACCTCGGTTTGGTTATGCTCTGTGTGCTGTCAGCAGCCGGAGTTTGCAGCA GTACATCTGCACCAGAGAGTCCCAGACAATTTGACTGCAGGTCCCGAGAGAAGGAGACATTTTCCTGCTGGTGGGAGCCAGGCTCTGACGGAGGGCTGCCGACTGAATACCGCCTCTTCTACGAGATAGAAAA tTTGAGAGGAGTCCGTGAGTGTCCGGACTACGTCTCTGCAGGAGAAAACTCATGTTTCTTTGATAAGAAGCACACTTCCTTCTGGGCTGAGTACATCATGATGGTGGTGGCAACAAATGCCCTGGGGAACGCCTCGGCACAGTTCCAGATACCGGATGTGATGAATTATG TGAAGCCCGACCCTCCTGTAAATGTCACAGTGGTGGTGAACAGCAGCGCTCCCAGTCCATTTCTTGAAATAAGATGGAAAAGCCCTCCAAACGTGGACGTCAGAACCGGCTGGGTCACCCCAAAATATGAGCTGAGGGTTAAACAAAACGACAGCAAGGAGTGGAAG ACAGTAGATATAGGTGCACAAACCTTTTTCAATTTTCACAATGTCGAGCATGGGCTCCTCTACATGGTTCAGGTTCGCTGCAATCTAGACCATGGAAAATGGAGTGAGTGGAGCAACACTATATTTGCTAAAATTCCTAAAC ATCGTCAGCTTGAGAAAtacttttggatttttgtttttgttttctccttgaTTCCTTTGTTGACAGCTATGTACATCCTAGTGCTGAAGAGGAAAGT TGTGAAGCAGTGTCTCCTCCCTCCTGTTCCTGGTCCGAAGATAAAAGGAGTCGATGTTCATCTTCTCAAG AGTGGTCAATCAGAAGACGTGGTAAACGCTCTGACTGGGAACCAGAACTTTCCTCCCATGGCGGCCTGGACGGAGCAGGTGGAGGACTTCCTGCTGGTGTCAGACAGCGACGAGTGGCTGCTGACTGATACCTTCgcatctgaaaaaaagaaagatatctTCATCATTGCTGCCGGTTTACACTTAGGATTAGAAATCCAACGCGGGGACTCGACTGTTGATCTGAACACCTGGGAAAAAACCGATGACAGCAAAGAGGAAACAAAGAGCAACTTTTTAAACACGGAGCCAATAAATCTTCCAATTGAGAAACAGGAATGTCTGAGTGGGGAGGAAGTGTCCATCCAGCCAAACACCAGCTATGTGGACATCCAGCAGCGACTGACCCTGACTGACTACAGCAGGGTGAAAGAGGCGAACGGCGACACCATCCTCATCCTCAATGAAGAAGAAATCCCTCACGGTTCGGATGCTGTGAAGGTGAAAAGGGAGGTGAGCGTGCCAGATGACTACAGCAGGGTCAAAGAGGTGAACAGCGACGTAGTTTTCCTGGAGAAAGGCGACTCCGCCGACGGATGCtgtaagaaaaaagaagacCACTACACTGACTGGACCAATCAGAAACCGATAATGCCTCATGAGAGCGAGCTCAGCAAAGGGTTTTGCTCGAAAATGATCGCAAACGGATACGTAGATTCTGTTCCCTCCTTTTCTGTTAAGTAA